The genomic window GGAATGGATTAAAGATCAGCCTGATAAAAACCGCAGCTGGCCCTGCCCCCTTGCGGATGGGTACGCAGCTGGCCCTGCCCCTACAGCTGCGCTGCTGGCAGGCCGGAGACCGCATACAGCTGCTGGGGGGGCCTGTGCAGAAGGTAAGTGATATCCTGACCAATGCCAAGATACCACACGCCGAACGGGCCAGGCAGTGGGTACTGACAGATGCCACAGGCACCCTGCTCTACCTATCTGGCCAGCGCGTAGCCGAGCAGGCCAAGGTACAGGCCAATGCCACACAGCAGTATGTACTGGAGGTAGGACAGGAGGGCGGCTAGCACCACCCTCGAACGGATTTTCCGCAGCGGTGTGGCCATTTTGCACAGCCTACGCCCTGGGGGCTTATTCTACAGGCTTCAGCAGGCTGAGGGCGTACCGGAGGTCTTCTGGGCTGTCTATACTTACCGCATCCTCCAGGGTAATGGCCGTATACACCCGCATGCCATTCTCCATCCAGCGCAGCTGCTCCAGGCTCTCGGCTATCTCCAGTGGGCTTTGCGGAAAGGTAGCCGCCTTTTGCAGGGCCTCTCGCGTAAAGCCATATACACCAATGTGCTTGTAGTAGGTGTGGTGCATCATCCAGTCTTCAGGCAGGGGTATGTGCACGTTATAGGGTACGGTAGAGCGGGTAAAGTACAGCGCATAACCATTTGTCTGGCGCACCACCTTCACGGTATTGCCCGTCTGCATATCGCGGTTATCGGTTATCGGCTTGATGAGGGTAACCACTACATTGTCTCGCCACTTGCTAATGCAGGCGGCTAGCAGGTTTAGCTGCTGGGCCGATATAAAAAAGGCATCGCACTGTATGTTTATGTAGGCATCATAGTCCGGCATCAGCTGGGCCACGGCCCAGGTGCGCTCGGTCCCATTCACGTACTCACCCTGCGTCATTACAGCCCTGCCGCCAAAGCCGATCGTTGTGTTGTAGATGCGGTCATCGTCCGTAGCCACCACCAGATCGGTTATCAGGCGGCACTCGATACAGCGTTTGTACACATGCTCCAGAAAAGTCTTGCCTCCACCTATGTCGGCCAGGGGCTTACCGGGAAAGCGGCTACTGTTATAGCGAGCGGGGATAACGCCGAGTATTTTCATACCGCAAAATACACAATCTCGGAGAAAAAGGAGCGCATCGCCTATCCCCTTGCCCCTCGCCCAGCCGGGTAATAGGGGTGTGGAAAACAGGCCCGATCTATACGGCTAAGCCACACGTACGGTGCCCTCAGCCCTTACTTGGCCTGCCTGCAATAATGTGCTGCCCAGCCTGGAGACTATATGCCCA from Bacteroidota bacterium includes these protein-coding regions:
- the kdsB gene encoding 3-deoxy-manno-octulosonate cytidylyltransferase produces the protein MKILGVIPARYNSSRFPGKPLADIGGGKTFLEHVYKRCIECRLITDLVVATDDDRIYNTTIGFGGRAVMTQGEYVNGTERTWAVAQLMPDYDAYINIQCDAFFISAQQLNLLAACISKWRDNVVVTLIKPITDNRDMQTGNTVKVVRQTNGYALYFTRSTVPYNVHIPLPEDWMMHHTYYKHIGVYGFTREALQKAATFPQSPLEIAESLEQLRWMENGMRVYTAITLEDAVSIDSPEDLRYALSLLKPVE